The DNA segment GGCGCACGGGCTGTGGACCAACGACGGCAACCCGCCGCCGGTGGCCGCCCCGCCGATGCCGGGCCGGCAGCAGATGCCGGGTCAGGGCCAGCCGTACCCGCAGGCTCCGGGACAGCAGTATCCGCAGGCACCGGGCCAGCCGTACCCGCAGACTCCGGAACAGCAATACCCGCAGACTCCGGAGCAGCCGTACTCGCAGGGCCCGGGACAGCAGTACCCGCAGGCTCCCGGACAGCCGTACCCCGGGCAGCCCGGCCAGCCCTACCCGCCTCAGACCCCCCAGGCCCCTCAGGCCCCCCAGCCCCAGCCGCCCTACCCGCCCCAGCAACCGGGGCAGCAGCCGCAGCCGGGGCAGCAGCCGCAGCCGGGGCAACAGCCCTACCCCCCGCAGCCGGGCCAGCCGTACCCGGGTCAGCCCTACCCCCAGGGCCAGCCCCCGCAGCAGCCGTGACGCCGCTCGCGGAGTGACGAAAGGGCGGCCGGTGCTCCACGCACCGGCCGCCCCTTCGTCATCCTCGCAAATCCCTCGGCGGCTAGCCGTCCGCCGCCACGATCTCCCGGCATCGCTTCACGTCCGCCGCCATCTGCTCCAGCAGGGCCTCCAGCGAGTCGAACTTCGCCTGGCCGCGGACGTAGGCGAGGAAGTCGACGGCGACGTGCAGGCCGTACAGGTCGAGGCCGACGCGGTCGATGGCGTATGCCTCCACCGTGCGCTCGGTGCCGTCGAACTGCGGGTTCGTGCCCACCGAGATCGCGGCCGGCATGATCTCGCCCTGCGCGTGCAGATAACCGGCGTACACGCCGTCGGCGGGGATGGCGGTGTGCGGCAGCGTCTCGACGTTGGCCGTCGGGAAGCCCAGCTCCCGGCCGCGCTGGGCGCCGCGCACCACGACGCCCTCCACCCGGTGCGGGCGGCCCAGGATCTCGCGGGCACCCTCGACATCGCCCTCGGCGACCAGGCGCCGGGTCAGGGTCGAGGAGAACGGCAGACCGCCGCCCGCCGCGCCGGACACGTACAGGTCGATGACCTCGACCTCGAAGTCGTAGACCTTGCCCTGCTCGGCGAG comes from the Streptomyces sp. SUK 48 genome and includes:
- a CDS encoding bifunctional riboflavin kinase/FAD synthetase, encoding MQRWRGLEDIPEDWGRSVVTIGSYDGVHRGHQLIVKHAVDRARELGVPAVVVTFDPHPSEVVRPGSHPPLLAPHHRRCELMAELGVDAVLILPFTSEFSKLSPADFVVKVLVDKLHAKAVVEGPNFRFGHKAAGNVEFLAEQGKVYDFEVEVIDLYVSGAAGGGLPFSSTLTRRLVAEGDVEGAREILGRPHRVEGVVVRGAQRGRELGFPTANVETLPHTAIPADGVYAGYLHAQGEIMPAAISVGTNPQFDGTERTVEAYAIDRVGLDLYGLHVAVDFLAYVRGQAKFDSLEALLEQMAADVKRCREIVAADG